One stretch of Paenibacillus sp. FSL R5-0341 DNA includes these proteins:
- a CDS encoding iron-siderophore ABC transporter substrate-binding protein yields MFPAATDYLLALGIVLQAASSNEEGSDQFPTYLSDQLQGKENLGWQVDPNYESILAAEPDLIIGQDFMSDAYDSLSKIAPTLLAEKLQDEQGIIRMKTSLLHMGDMLGKTDQAKQVIEEYEKKAAEAREKIKQSIGDETVMFLRLSDKEVRYYSKRNYEVLYDDLGLTPPASIPDPTDSMKVISMESLPSINPDHIFLLSSDENETTELQKTAVWKSLNAVKNNNVYIVEYGLWFQGPGGPIGQTKIIDEAVNFLTQ; encoded by the coding sequence TTGTTCCCGGCTGCAACGGACTATTTGTTAGCACTCGGTATTGTACTCCAGGCAGCATCCAGTAATGAGGAGGGAAGTGATCAGTTTCCTACCTACCTGTCCGATCAACTACAAGGAAAAGAAAATCTAGGCTGGCAGGTTGATCCCAACTACGAAAGCATATTGGCGGCAGAGCCAGACCTGATCATCGGTCAGGATTTCATGAGTGATGCCTATGACAGCCTCAGCAAAATTGCGCCTACCTTGCTGGCAGAGAAGCTGCAGGACGAGCAAGGTATTATTCGTATGAAAACCAGCCTGTTACATATGGGAGATATGTTAGGGAAGACGGATCAGGCCAAACAAGTCATTGAAGAATACGAGAAGAAGGCTGCAGAAGCCCGCGAGAAAATCAAGCAATCCATCGGAGACGAAACCGTAATGTTCCTGCGTTTATCCGATAAAGAAGTGCGTTATTACAGTAAAAGAAACTATGAAGTTCTGTACGACGATCTCGGCTTGACACCTCCTGCATCCATACCTGACCCGACGGATTCAATGAAAGTAATCTCCATGGAGTCGTTACCATCGATTAATCCGGATCATATTTTCCTGTTGTCATCAGATGAGAATGAAACGACAGAATTGCAAAAAACAGCAGTGTGGAAGAGCCTGAATGCTGTTAAAAATAACAATGTCTACATCGTTGAATACGGCTTGTGGTTCCAAGGCCCCGGAGGACCTATCGGACAGACCAAGATTATTGACGAAGCGGTAAACTTCCTTACCCAATAA
- a CDS encoding nucleoside deaminase, translated as MNKDELFMHKAIEIALQARKEGNEPFGAILVKNGEVVMIGENKINTFCDPTHHAEIGLIRKYCSEHHVFDLSEYTLYTSCEPCVMCSGAMVWSNLGRLVYSVSHDQLAEIAGGNIMIACEEVFDKSPQKPEVTGELLNTEGLKVFEGYQFHS; from the coding sequence ATGAATAAAGATGAACTTTTCATGCATAAAGCCATTGAAATTGCTCTGCAAGCTCGCAAAGAAGGAAACGAACCATTCGGAGCCATTCTGGTGAAAAACGGAGAGGTCGTTATGATTGGGGAAAATAAAATTAACACTTTTTGTGACCCTACACATCATGCAGAAATTGGTCTTATCCGAAAGTATTGTTCCGAACATCATGTGTTTGATCTAAGCGAATACACTCTTTATACGAGTTGTGAACCGTGTGTGATGTGTTCGGGTGCTATGGTTTGGTCGAATCTGGGGAGGCTGGTGTATAGTGTATCCCATGATCAATTAGCTGAAATTGCTGGTGGCAACATCATGATCGCGTGTGAAGAAGTATTCGACAAAAGTCCTCAAAAGCCAGAAGTAACAGGGGAATTACTTAACACAGAAGGCTTAAAAGTCTTCGAAGGATATCAATTTCATTCCTAG
- the nspC gene encoding carboxynorspermidine decarboxylase, translating to MRFEQLPTPCFVVDEALIEKNLKILNGVMQRTGAKIVLAQKAFSMTAMYPLIGEYLSGATASGLYEARLGHEEMGKENHVFAPAYRAEEIDEILSICDHIIFNSFSQLAKFKDKALQAGRKVGLRVNPECSTQEGHEIYDPCSPGSRFGAKLEDFDADLLEGVSGLHFHTLCQQNSDDLETTLNAVVEKFGQWLPQMEWINFGGGHHITREDYDIPRLEACIKRMQNDYGLEVYLEPGEAVALNAGYLVTSVLDFHKNGMDIAILDTSATCHMPDVLEMPYRPPLIGSGEVGEKAHLYRLGGQTCLSGDVIGDYSFDQPLQEGDRLVFEDMAIYSMVKTNTFNGMPLPAIAVKRKDGDCEVVREFGYQDFKMRLA from the coding sequence ATGCGGTTCGAGCAATTACCGACACCATGTTTTGTTGTTGACGAGGCGCTTATCGAGAAAAATCTGAAAATCCTGAACGGTGTTATGCAGCGTACAGGTGCCAAAATCGTGCTAGCTCAAAAAGCATTCTCCATGACTGCGATGTATCCGCTGATTGGTGAATACCTGAGCGGTGCAACGGCGAGTGGTTTGTATGAAGCGCGTCTGGGCCATGAGGAAATGGGCAAAGAGAATCATGTCTTTGCTCCAGCATACCGCGCAGAAGAAATCGACGAGATTCTCTCCATCTGCGACCACATTATTTTCAACTCATTTTCACAGCTTGCAAAATTCAAGGATAAGGCGCTTCAAGCTGGCCGTAAGGTCGGCTTGCGCGTCAACCCTGAATGCTCTACCCAAGAAGGACACGAGATCTACGATCCGTGTTCTCCGGGTTCGCGTTTTGGCGCGAAACTGGAGGATTTCGATGCAGACCTGTTGGAAGGCGTCTCTGGACTGCACTTCCACACGCTGTGTCAGCAAAACTCCGACGATCTGGAGACTACGCTGAATGCAGTGGTTGAGAAATTCGGACAATGGTTGCCACAAATGGAATGGATCAACTTCGGTGGTGGACACCACATCACACGTGAAGATTATGATATTCCAAGGTTGGAAGCTTGCATCAAGCGTATGCAGAACGACTATGGCCTGGAAGTATATCTGGAGCCGGGAGAAGCTGTTGCGCTGAACGCGGGTTATCTGGTGACCTCTGTGCTGGACTTCCATAAAAACGGTATGGACATCGCTATTCTGGATACTTCAGCTACGTGTCATATGCCGGATGTGTTGGAAATGCCATATCGCCCGCCGCTGATCGGTTCGGGAGAAGTGGGCGAGAAGGCTCATCTGTATCGCCTAGGTGGACAAACCTGTCTATCTGGTGACGTAATTGGGGATTATTCATTCGATCAGCCTTTGCAAGAAGGCGACCGTCTGGTATTCGAAGACATGGCGATTTACTCCATGGTGAAAACCAATACGTTCAACGGCATGCCGCTTCCAGCGATTGCAGTCAAACGAAAAGATGGCGATTGCGAAGTTGTTCGCGAATTCGGATATCAGGATTTCAAAATGAGGCTGGCATAA
- a CDS encoding MerR family transcriptional regulator, with protein MHTIGEVAELLHISAHTLRYYEKEQIVIPLRDASGDRRYNESHLKWLQFVIKLKETQMPIAIIKKYASLFQEGEHTAADRLKLLEEHKESIQKQMHILNTADEMLEHKISAYRTLIGQ; from the coding sequence ATGCATACCATTGGTGAAGTGGCAGAATTGCTTCATATTAGTGCGCATACGTTGCGTTATTATGAGAAGGAACAGATTGTGATTCCTCTCCGAGATGCCAGTGGAGACAGACGGTACAACGAGTCACACCTGAAATGGCTACAATTTGTGATCAAATTAAAAGAGACTCAAATGCCCATTGCGATTATTAAGAAGTATGCATCCTTGTTTCAGGAAGGGGAGCATACGGCAGCAGATCGTTTGAAGCTGCTGGAGGAGCATAAAGAGTCGATCCAAAAACAGATGCACATCCTTAATACAGCTGATGAGATGCTTGAGCATAAAATTTCGGCGTATCGAACGCTCATCGGACAATGA
- a CDS encoding saccharopine dehydrogenase family protein → MGKALIIGAGGVASVAVHKCVQNSEVFEEICIASRTKSKCDELKAKLDGGKTKITTAQVDADNVDELIALINEVKPDIVMNLALPYQDLTIMDACLATKTNYMDTANYEPHDTAKFEYSWQWDYKERFEQAGITALLGSGFDPGVTGVFSAYALKHYFDEIEYIDILDCNGGDHGYPFATNFNPEINIREVSANGRYWENGEWIETKPMEIKRVYDFKEVGEKDMYLLYHEELESLAKNMPGLKRIRFFMTFGQSYLTHLKALENVGMTSIEPIEYEGKQIIPLQFLKAVLPDPASLGPRTVGKTNIGCIFKGKKDGQDKTYYVYNICDHQECYKEVGSQAISYTTGVPAMIGAAMVMTGKWNKPGVYNVEEFNPDPFMEELNKWGLPWVEDFNPVLVDELPEEVKESELVR, encoded by the coding sequence ATGGGAAAAGCACTAATCATCGGCGCCGGCGGCGTTGCTTCCGTGGCAGTACACAAATGCGTTCAAAACAGCGAAGTTTTTGAGGAAATCTGCATCGCGAGTCGTACAAAATCCAAATGTGATGAGCTCAAAGCCAAGCTGGACGGCGGAAAAACAAAAATTACAACAGCACAAGTAGATGCTGATAATGTTGACGAATTGATTGCTCTGATCAACGAAGTTAAACCGGATATCGTTATGAACCTGGCTTTGCCGTATCAAGATCTGACAATCATGGATGCTTGTCTTGCAACTAAAACAAATTACATGGACACAGCGAACTATGAGCCACATGATACAGCGAAGTTCGAATACAGCTGGCAATGGGATTACAAAGAGCGTTTTGAACAAGCAGGAATCACTGCATTGCTCGGAAGTGGATTTGACCCAGGCGTGACTGGCGTATTCTCCGCTTATGCCCTGAAGCACTACTTTGACGAAATTGAGTACATCGACATTCTGGACTGCAATGGCGGCGACCACGGCTACCCGTTCGCAACCAACTTCAACCCTGAGATCAACATTCGCGAAGTATCTGCGAACGGAAGATACTGGGAGAATGGTGAATGGATCGAAACAAAACCGATGGAAATCAAACGTGTCTATGACTTCAAAGAAGTTGGCGAGAAAGACATGTACCTGTTGTACCATGAAGAACTGGAATCTTTGGCAAAAAACATGCCAGGTCTGAAACGTATCCGTTTCTTCATGACATTTGGTCAAAGCTACCTGACTCACTTGAAAGCTCTTGAAAATGTAGGCATGACTTCAATCGAGCCTATTGAATATGAAGGCAAACAAATTATCCCACTGCAATTCCTGAAAGCAGTACTGCCGGATCCAGCATCCCTTGGACCACGCACTGTGGGTAAAACAAACATCGGTTGTATTTTCAAAGGCAAAAAAGATGGCCAAGACAAAACTTATTATGTTTACAATATCTGTGATCACCAAGAGTGCTACAAAGAAGTGGGTTCCCAAGCGATCTCGTACACAACAGGCGTTCCAGCTATGATCGGTGCAGCAATGGTTATGACAGGCAAATGGAACAAACCAGGCGTATACAATGTAGAAGAGTTCAACCCAGATCCATTCATGGAAGAGTTGAACAAATGGGGCCTCCCATGGGTAGAAGACTTCAACCCGGTACTCGTGGATGAGCTGCCAGAAGAAGTTAAAGAATCGGAGCTTGTTCGTTAA
- a CDS encoding nitroreductase: METSFVEKLIRERRTIRQFNGKPLAKETIIHLLEAAVWAPVHSRKEPWRFILFVEEGRKQFADAVLHTFSKDEQERWGEKLQKDYCESIQAHLLVVIEADPRQRVWEDAVGASAALIQNLQILAWEQGIGVVWKTNEYNFDPDFYSKTAVRPGERIVGTLHLGYFDQDKIPKPRPRTPVEELLTCVSVAL, from the coding sequence ATGGAAACGTCCTTCGTGGAGAAGCTCATTCGTGAACGAAGAACTATTCGTCAGTTCAATGGCAAACCGCTGGCGAAAGAAACGATCATACACTTGCTCGAAGCTGCCGTGTGGGCACCCGTGCATTCCCGTAAAGAGCCTTGGCGCTTCATTTTATTTGTGGAAGAAGGTCGGAAGCAATTCGCTGATGCCGTACTGCATACGTTCTCCAAGGATGAGCAAGAGCGCTGGGGAGAGAAGTTGCAAAAAGACTATTGTGAGTCCATCCAAGCTCATCTCCTTGTTGTGATCGAGGCTGATCCTAGACAACGGGTGTGGGAAGATGCTGTTGGCGCAAGTGCTGCGCTTATTCAGAATTTACAAATTCTGGCATGGGAGCAGGGTATCGGCGTTGTGTGGAAGACAAATGAATATAATTTCGATCCTGATTTCTACTCCAAGACCGCTGTGAGACCAGGAGAGAGAATTGTTGGCACACTTCATCTGGGGTACTTTGATCAGGATAAGATTCCCAAGCCTCGTCCTCGTACTCCAGTAGAAGAGTTATTGACCTGTGTCTCTGTGGCACTTTAA
- a CDS encoding AraC family transcriptional regulator: protein MRQLSTQGIDTAKPDLVAQAVRYLHENYMLPIMVDPLAEILDCSAGHLSRTFKKETGSSLITYLTRIRMYKAKELLLHTDASLQKIAEAIGIPDVIYFNRLFKKHVGLSPGRFKQKCIALPTGQNNAIRESELSIVSPLLRAIQQQAVMEQTVTMLQPQKSRNPPNQQYRNVLLNILGEKRSSKVILSILFRCSRLQRTIC, encoded by the coding sequence ATGAGGCAGTTAAGTACACAAGGGATTGATACTGCCAAACCCGATCTGGTAGCTCAAGCCGTTCGTTATCTTCATGAGAACTACATGTTGCCCATTATGGTCGATCCGCTCGCAGAAATTCTGGATTGCAGTGCAGGGCATCTGTCGAGAACGTTCAAGAAAGAGACAGGTAGCAGTCTGATTACCTATTTAACTCGGATACGGATGTACAAAGCCAAGGAGCTGCTGTTACACACAGATGCATCTCTTCAGAAGATTGCCGAGGCAATCGGCATTCCGGATGTGATCTATTTTAATCGATTATTTAAAAAGCATGTTGGCCTTTCACCAGGTCGTTTCAAACAAAAATGTATCGCTCTGCCAACCGGTCAGAATAATGCTATCCGAGAATCAGAATTGTCCATTGTCAGTCCCCTTCTCAGGGCAATTCAGCAACAAGCAGTAATGGAACAAACGGTAACAATGCTCCAACCACAGAAGTCGCGCAATCCACCGAATCAGCAGTACAGGAACGTGTTGTTAAACATCCTTGGGGAGAAACGGTCATCAAAGGTGATCCTCAGCATATTATTTCGTTGTTCCCGGCTGCAACGGACTATTTGTTAG
- a CDS encoding SDR family NAD(P)-dependent oxidoreductase — translation MKYTVITGASSGIGYEAALAFAARGKNMILAARRTDELDKLKAKVAEINPDLDVVIRTVDLSIAANVHEFYEGLQAYSIETWINNAGFGNFASVGEQHLPKIEQMLHLNIEALTILSSLYVRDYADVDGTQIINISSGGGYTIVADAVTYCATKFYVSAFTEGLAQELKGKNAAMQAKVLAPAATETEFAKHSFNVDEFEYEGRVPKFHTAEQMAGFLLELYDSESVVGIVDGLTYDFELREPIFPYAARAASKPQN, via the coding sequence ATGAAATACACAGTGATTACCGGTGCCAGTTCAGGCATTGGATATGAAGCGGCTTTAGCTTTTGCAGCTCGTGGCAAAAATATGATTCTGGCAGCTCGCAGAACCGATGAATTGGACAAATTAAAAGCAAAAGTAGCTGAAATTAATCCTGATCTGGATGTTGTCATTCGTACAGTGGATCTGTCCATTGCCGCTAATGTGCATGAATTCTATGAAGGTCTTCAGGCTTATTCCATTGAGACATGGATTAACAACGCAGGATTCGGGAATTTTGCTTCCGTTGGCGAACAACATCTACCCAAGATTGAACAGATGCTTCATCTTAATATAGAAGCTCTTACGATTCTTTCTTCCCTGTATGTACGTGATTATGCAGATGTAGATGGCACACAGATTATTAATATCTCCTCTGGTGGAGGATATACGATTGTGGCCGATGCTGTAACCTACTGCGCAACCAAGTTTTATGTAAGTGCCTTTACCGAAGGACTTGCGCAAGAGTTAAAAGGCAAGAATGCAGCAATGCAGGCCAAAGTGCTCGCTCCGGCTGCAACCGAGACGGAATTCGCGAAACATTCCTTTAATGTAGACGAGTTTGAATATGAAGGCAGAGTTCCGAAGTTCCATACGGCAGAACAAATGGCTGGATTTTTACTTGAATTGTATGACAGCGAGAGCGTGGTCGGCATTGTGGATGGGTTAACATATGACTTTGAACTAAGAGAACCAATTTTTCCGTACGCTGCACGAGCAGCCTCGAAACCACAAAATTAA
- a CDS encoding YitT family protein, with amino-acid sequence MHQNRKQKSNKLKILSKVLLIIIGGFITAYGLEAILIPNNVSDGGVTGLSIVGSQLFGLPLGMLIGIINIPFVWLGYKQIGKSFALYSIIGIASLAISTSLMHHVPTIIEGDTLLVTVVGGIIIGFGMGLALRNGGALDGIDMLAVLLSRKVPFGTSDLILFLNMFVFIVVSTVFGLQGAILSGLAYFIASKVIHIVEEGLSGSKTFKIITNQPEIMVETIRDRLGRGATYTEAYGGYSNEQFKEITCVINRMEESKIKDIIHEIDPTAFVVVYDVAEVRGGNFKKKDIH; translated from the coding sequence ATGCATCAAAACAGAAAACAAAAGTCAAACAAGTTAAAGATCCTCTCCAAAGTATTATTGATTATCATTGGGGGATTTATAACGGCATATGGCCTGGAAGCCATATTGATCCCGAATAATGTCTCAGATGGTGGTGTCACAGGTCTGAGTATCGTAGGATCACAGTTGTTCGGATTACCACTGGGGATGCTCATCGGGATTATTAACATTCCATTTGTGTGGCTCGGGTACAAGCAAATCGGTAAAAGCTTCGCGTTATATTCGATCATTGGTATTGCTTCACTGGCAATCAGCACCAGTCTGATGCACCATGTACCAACCATCATTGAAGGCGATACCTTGCTCGTTACGGTTGTCGGCGGGATTATCATCGGTTTCGGTATGGGACTTGCATTGCGTAATGGTGGTGCATTGGATGGCATAGATATGCTGGCTGTACTCCTTTCGCGAAAAGTACCTTTTGGAACCAGTGATCTCATCCTGTTCCTCAACATGTTTGTCTTTATTGTCGTTTCAACCGTATTCGGTTTGCAAGGAGCGATCTTGTCAGGACTTGCGTATTTTATTGCTTCTAAAGTAATACATATTGTTGAAGAGGGATTGAGCGGCTCCAAAACGTTTAAAATTATTACGAATCAACCTGAGATCATGGTTGAAACCATTCGTGACCGTCTAGGTCGTGGTGCAACGTACACTGAGGCATACGGTGGCTACTCGAATGAACAATTCAAGGAAATCACTTGTGTCATTAACCGGATGGAAGAGAGTAAGATTAAAGATATCATTCATGAAATTGATCCGACTGCCTTTGTCGTCGTATACGATGTAGCTGAGGTAAGAGGCGGCAATTTCAAAAAGAAAGATATTCACTAA
- a CDS encoding cytochrome P450 produces MNHSNNQTSEKTEFNLFSEENSKDPFAIFAQMRSKGSVVPIPNPMGGAGQTWIVTRMDVAMEVLKDHSRFTVDMNSIDSGNDIRKNLSGELGSSEPQTFFTGKSMLFVDEPDHRRLRSLVSKAFTPRYMESLRPRVQEIADELIDQFEGKGEMDLVKDYAYPFPINVISEMLGIPLEDRPQIHVWSEAIAKGLGFGKQDPAVAQHLRSFAEYTSQLVANKRVEPSDDLISQLIAIEEEGDRLNEDELISMITLLIFAGHETTSNLIATGSYLLLTHPEQLEQLKQDLNLVPSAVEELLRYNGPATSSGPRYATQDTELDGQLIQKGDVVIPLLKSANRDEQQFTDPEELDIERKIKRHLAFGHGIHMCLGAPLARVEGDVAFTTLLRRLPDIQLSVPQEEIHWHSALSSQGLAALPVKF; encoded by the coding sequence ATGAATCATTCGAATAACCAGACATCAGAAAAAACAGAGTTTAATTTATTTAGCGAAGAAAATAGTAAAGATCCATTTGCTATATTTGCACAGATGCGTTCCAAAGGATCCGTTGTCCCGATCCCTAATCCGATGGGTGGAGCAGGGCAAACCTGGATTGTAACTCGGATGGACGTTGCCATGGAAGTGTTGAAAGATCATTCTCGATTTACGGTAGACATGAACTCTATTGATAGTGGCAATGATATTCGAAAGAATCTCTCAGGCGAGCTTGGCTCATCCGAACCCCAGACCTTTTTTACCGGAAAGTCGATGCTCTTTGTTGATGAACCGGATCACCGAAGACTCCGTAGCCTGGTTTCCAAAGCGTTCACGCCTAGGTATATGGAAAGCCTACGTCCACGCGTCCAGGAGATTGCCGATGAATTAATTGACCAATTTGAAGGAAAAGGAGAGATGGATCTTGTAAAAGATTATGCCTATCCTTTCCCAATCAACGTTATTTCTGAGATGCTAGGTATACCTCTGGAAGACCGACCTCAGATCCATGTATGGTCTGAAGCTATTGCGAAAGGTCTTGGTTTTGGTAAACAGGACCCTGCCGTAGCACAACACTTGCGATCATTCGCAGAGTACACCTCACAGCTTGTGGCGAATAAACGAGTAGAACCTTCAGATGACCTCATTAGTCAATTAATTGCGATTGAGGAGGAGGGAGATCGACTGAATGAAGATGAATTAATATCCATGATCACGTTATTGATATTTGCTGGACATGAGACGACTTCCAATCTGATTGCAACCGGCTCATATCTTCTTCTGACCCATCCCGAACAACTGGAACAACTGAAACAAGATCTGAATCTGGTTCCTTCTGCGGTGGAGGAGTTGCTGCGATATAACGGACCCGCCACTTCTTCAGGTCCTCGTTATGCAACGCAGGACACGGAGCTGGATGGACAATTGATTCAAAAGGGAGATGTCGTGATTCCCCTTCTGAAATCAGCGAATCGGGACGAGCAGCAGTTCACTGACCCCGAAGAGTTGGATATCGAACGCAAAATAAAACGGCATTTGGCCTTTGGACACGGCATCCATATGTGTCTCGGTGCTCCACTTGCTCGTGTGGAAGGGGACGTGGCATTTACTACTCTTTTACGTCGGCTACCGGATATTCAACTCAGCGTTCCTCAGGAAGAGATTCATTGGCACTCCGCTTTGTCATCACAGGGCTTGGCAGCATTGCCTGTGAAATTTTAA
- a CDS encoding serine hydrolase domain-containing protein, which yields MDFKPLASFIDRMTSWRIPWAEVLVMHRNDTVFHYRNGFANLEEKTPIGDGAIFNLYSMTKIMTCVAGLQLVERGEMLLSDPLSDYLPEYAEMTVKKTMANGEIRLEKATRAITVRDLFTMTAGFSYDVGNPSIQEAVKRTNGTLPTRDFAKALAKEPLLFEPGTHWNYSMCHDVLGALVEVVSGKRFGTYLRDEITGPLGMKDTAFNLNDEQQSRLIPQYAYNDELEKAVRMDGNGFRVGTELESGGAGLLSTVSDYARFLNALTGRGISPEGVRILSQASVELMRTDHLNEMTRGDYSWDHMYGYGYGLGVRTHISKAGSGSLSPLGEFGWSGAAGCMAIIDPDSELTVMYAQHLLNSQEPYVQRRLRNVVYSCM from the coding sequence ATGGACTTTAAACCGCTTGCTTCATTTATTGACCGCATGACATCCTGGCGTATTCCGTGGGCAGAAGTGCTGGTGATGCATCGAAATGATACCGTTTTCCATTACCGCAATGGCTTCGCTAATCTGGAGGAGAAAACGCCGATCGGCGATGGAGCGATCTTCAATCTATACTCCATGACCAAAATCATGACCTGCGTTGCAGGCTTGCAACTGGTGGAGAGAGGGGAAATGCTGTTAAGCGATCCGTTGTCCGATTATCTGCCAGAGTATGCTGAGATGACAGTTAAGAAAACGATGGCAAACGGAGAGATCCGACTGGAAAAGGCGACAAGAGCCATTACAGTACGTGATTTGTTTACCATGACTGCCGGCTTCTCCTATGATGTTGGTAACCCCAGCATTCAGGAAGCAGTCAAAAGAACCAACGGAACATTGCCGACACGTGACTTCGCGAAAGCGCTTGCGAAAGAACCATTGCTGTTTGAACCAGGGACACACTGGAACTACAGCATGTGTCATGATGTGCTCGGAGCATTGGTGGAAGTGGTAAGTGGCAAACGGTTTGGTACGTATCTGCGGGATGAAATCACTGGACCACTTGGCATGAAGGATACGGCGTTTAATCTGAACGATGAGCAGCAGTCGCGCCTGATTCCGCAGTATGCGTACAATGATGAGCTTGAGAAAGCTGTACGAATGGATGGCAATGGATTCCGTGTGGGTACTGAGCTAGAGAGCGGCGGTGCAGGGTTGCTATCCACCGTTAGCGATTATGCACGTTTTCTGAACGCGCTTACTGGTCGTGGTATAAGTCCAGAAGGCGTACGGATTTTGTCTCAAGCTTCAGTGGAACTGATGCGAACAGATCACCTAAACGAGATGACCCGCGGTGATTATTCCTGGGATCATATGTATGGATACGGCTATGGACTAGGTGTCCGGACACATATCTCCAAAGCAGGCAGTGGCTCACTTAGTCCCCTTGGTGAATTTGGGTGGAGCGGCGCTGCTGGTTGTATGGCCATTATTGATCCGGATTCAGAACTTACGGTCATGTATGCACAGCACCTGCTGAACAGTCAGGAGCCGTACGTTCAACGACGCTTACGTAATGTCGTGTATTCCTGTATGTAA
- a CDS encoding DMT family transporter — translation MIERNTLEKPSKFSDPIFVMLVASLCCLLWGSAYPSIKLGYIAFNILPEDIASKYVFAGYRFTLAGMLLLLLSRIVRKQKLQLSRPQWTGLIMLGILQTGLQYMFFYVGVANTTGVKGSIMNATTTFFSVVLAHFIYKNDKLSRNKIVGCLLGFVGVIIVNFHTDLLAFSFSFTGEGFVIIAALVFSVTALYAKRLTATIDVLIITGVSLFVGGLVLTLLGLSLGGRVTHFTLESTSNLIYLALLSSVAFCLWNMLLKYNKVGRVSVYNFLIPVFGALLSALFLGETILELKNLAALLFVSVGIYLVNRVRSVQSSNNTPIK, via the coding sequence GTGATAGAGAGAAATACCCTTGAGAAACCAAGTAAGTTTAGTGATCCTATTTTTGTCATGCTCGTGGCAAGCCTGTGTTGCTTGTTATGGGGAAGTGCGTACCCGTCCATCAAACTTGGATATATCGCATTTAACATTCTGCCGGAAGATATTGCTTCCAAGTATGTATTTGCCGGATACCGTTTTACATTGGCGGGTATGCTGCTCTTGCTCCTGTCTCGCATCGTTAGAAAACAGAAACTCCAATTGTCCAGGCCTCAGTGGACAGGCCTTATCATGTTAGGTATATTGCAAACGGGTTTGCAATATATGTTTTTCTACGTTGGCGTAGCCAATACGACGGGTGTCAAAGGCTCCATTATGAATGCAACTACGACCTTTTTCAGTGTTGTTCTGGCCCATTTCATTTATAAGAATGACAAATTAAGCAGAAATAAAATCGTTGGCTGCTTGCTCGGATTCGTTGGTGTAATCATCGTAAACTTCCATACGGATCTGCTTGCTTTTTCCTTTTCATTCACAGGCGAAGGCTTCGTGATTATAGCAGCACTTGTTTTCTCCGTTACGGCCCTTTATGCAAAACGTCTCACAGCTACGATCGATGTTCTGATCATAACAGGTGTCAGCTTATTCGTCGGAGGACTGGTACTTACGCTGTTAGGTTTATCACTCGGCGGTCGGGTCACTCATTTTACTCTGGAATCCACTAGTAACTTGATCTACCTGGCTTTACTGTCATCCGTCGCATTTTGTTTGTGGAATATGCTTCTCAAGTACAACAAGGTCGGAAGAGTGTCTGTGTACAACTTCCTAATCCCTGTATTTGGCGCATTGTTATCGGCTTTATTCTTAGGTGAAACGATTCTGGAACTGAAAAATCTGGCTGCATTGCTGTTTGTGTCGGTCGGCATTTATTTAGTCAATCGTGTACGTTCTGTGCAAAGCTCTAATAACACTCCAATAAAATAG